DNA sequence from the Paenibacillus physcomitrellae genome:
TTGTCTCTGGTGGTGGGAGACTCCCAAATTAAATACGGCAGCTTTATTCAAACCGTTATTGATTTTCTGCTGACGGCAGCGTCTATTTTTATATTCATCAAGCTGCTCGGCAGACTTAAGAAGAAAGAGGAGGACAAACCGGCAGCTCCTCCTGCCCCAAGCCGTGAAGAAGTGCTGCTGACGGAAATCCGGGACCTGCTGAAGCAGCAGCGTCAGGAATCCTAGAAGGCTGATTATGTCTGAAGTTAATCCCGAGTAGCAAAAAAAGGATCTTCTCACTCGAGAACGATCCTTTTTCTATTCCGGCATGAAAGGTAGTATTTATTTACTGAACCCCTCATAAATTTTTACAGCTGTGTCATAGTCATTGGCCGGGGCGGTTATTTGCAAGTTGGTGTGGCGACTTTCCCCGGCCTCAGGGCCGACAGGTTCATTAACGTCGATTTTCACTTGATCAAAGGCTCCTTTTTTCCAAATAGATCCGAAGGTAAATCCAGCAGGTTTGGAACCATCAACATAAAGTATCCGTCCCCATCCCGATAAAATGTCGCGATAGAAGATGATATCAAACATTTTATACGAAGGGTAATCATATTGGTCAAAAGAGATCCTTCCATGAAAGGATGGGTTCTTAAATAAGGGGCGGTACAGAGTACCTTTAATATGCAGGTTTATTTGTTCAACACTTGCCGGATCACCAGTTCTGTATTGAATGGCTGGGTAGTTGAGATTAATTGTTTTGGGAAAGCTGTATACGGCAAGGAATAGAGAGCAAAGAAACAGAAATATCAGGGTATAAAGCAATCTTTTTTTCATTTCTCATTCACCTCGATTAAGGGCGGGAAGGGTCGAATGCTCGTTCCTTTCCAAATTACATGGGATTACAAAAAAAGGATATTTTTTAATGATAAATGGAACATTAACCTTTTTTAAACGTTATTCAAATTGAATAATAAATGGGAAGCCTCTTAGCTTTAATACAAAACCAATCCTAATTAACGGCAACACAATGGTTCCCTTCCGTCAGATTTTTGAATCATTAGGCATGAATGTCAATTGGGATTCTAAGACTAAAAATATTATAGCAACAAAAGCTGACTTAACCATTAAAATGACACTGGATAGTTTTAAAGCAACTGTAAATAACAAAGAATTTATATTAACTCAAACCCCCTTTGATTCTCCTGATGGAATCGTATATGTAAATCTTAGATTTATAAGTGAAGCCGTTGGGGCAACAGTAAGTTGGGATAATGTTAAAAAGATCGCCTCTATCGATACTGAATAATCTTTATGGCCCCATTTGTTGGAGACTTCTTTTTTTAGATGGTAGGATAGTTATTACTTTTAATCGAGAACTCACTATATTAGAAACAATTTTATCTTGCTTTTAGGCACCTGGATATGATAAAATTCTTTTGTTGTGAATTCGGTGGTCCTCTGCGGATAATGAGGGAGACATGGGAGTCTCCGGAAGAGGCAAGAACACCTGAGTGGAAGGAGGGAGTCATAGATGAATATCGTTCAAGCGATTACGCAAGAACAACTTCGCAAGGATATCCCGAGCTTTCGTCCTGGTGACACTTTGAAAGTGCACGTTAAGGTTATCGAGGGATCTCGTGAGCGTATCCAGTTGTTTGAAGGTGTTGTTATCAAGCGTCGCGGTGGTGGAATCAGCGAAACTTTTACAGTTCGTAAAATTTCCAATGGTGTAGGTGTGGAAAGAACTTTCCCGCTTCATTCCCCAAAACTCGATAAAATCGAAGTGGCTCGCCGTGGTAAAGTGCGTCGTGCGAAGCTGTACTATCTTCGTGAACTTCGCGGTAAAGCAGCGAGAATTAAAGAAGTGCGTCGTTAATTCATATTTACGACCAACAGGGGGCTTGTTCATCAAGCCCCCTTGCTTTATCTAAAAATAAGCATGAAATTGGCCGATTTCGGTTGTTTTGCATTTAATTGGATAAATGGGGGCGTGATTTTCATGGAGCAGTCATACCAGGAGCAGAAGCAATCCCACCAGAGCCCGGACCGAAGAAAAAATGAAGCGGCTGAATGGCTGAAGGCGATCATCATAGCCGTCGTATTGGTTCTCCTGATTCGCTGGGTTCTGTTTACGCCCTTTATTGTAGACGGTCCTTCCATGCAGCCCAACTTTCATACTGGTGAAAGAATTATCGTCAATAAAGTCATTTATCATATGAGCAAGCCGAAACAAGGGGATGTCATCGTCTTCCATGTTCCGTCCGAAGGCCGAGACTTTATTAAACGGGTGATTGCTGTACCAGGCGACACGGTGAAGGTGGATGGTGATACAGTAACGGTAAACGGCAAAGTGCTGGATGAACCTTATCTGAAACAGGCGATCGAAGCGGCTCACCAGGAGAACAGGCTTTATAACGACGATACGCAGGATCAGCGGCGTCATTTCCCTAATGACCAGTTTACGGATGGAACGGTTCCGGAAGGCCATTTGTTTGTAATGGGGGATAACCGCTCGGACAGCGAAGACAGCCGTATGATTGGTTACATACCGTTCAAGGATATTGTAGGGCGCGCCGATCTTATTTTTTGGCCGTTTAAAGAAATACATTTTATAAGGCTTTAAGGGAAAAGTAAAAGGGAACTAGAGGTGAAAAATCATGACAATCCAGTGGTTCCCCGGGCATATGACCAAGGCGCGGCGGCAGATTCAGGAAAAGCTGGGGTTAATCGATGTAGTTATTGAGCTTGTCGATGCCCGATTGCCGCTGTCAAGCCGCAATCCGATGGTTGATGAAATCTTAAGCGGTAAGCCGAGAATGATCGTCTTGAACAAATCAGACTTGGCCGATCCGCAAATGACGAAGGAATGGCTGAATTATTTTACGGCTGAAGGTCATATAGCTCTGGAAGTAAACGCTTCAACAGGGCAAGGGACAAAAGACATTCCGAACAAAGCCAAAGAACTGTTTAAGGAAAAAATCGAACGGCAAATTGCCAAAGGAATCAAACCGCGGCCTGTACGGGCGTTAATCGTAGGGATTCCCAATGTGGGCAAATCAACGTTGATCAACCGGCTTGCCGGCAGAAATATAGCGATCACGGGCGACCGTCCGGGCGTTACAAAAGGTCAGCAGTGGATTAAGGTAGGCACCGAAATGGAGCTGCTGGATACACCGGGGATTTTGTGGCCTAAGTTTGAAGACCAAAATGTAGGTTACCGCCTGGCGGTTACGGGCGCAATCAAGGAAGAAATCCTCAATGTAGAGGATGTTGCTTTTTTTGCGATCAAATATTTGGCCCGCTATTATTGGCAGCCGCTTAAAGAGCGTTATGAGCTCGAACAGCCGCAGCCGCAGCCGCAGGATTTTGAGAATCCCGATGAAATCGTGGCGATTATGGAAGCGATCGGCCGGAAGAGAGGCTGTATTGTCAGCGGAGGCCGGGTGGATCTTGCTAAAGCTTCCGGTATCATTTTACGTGAGCTTCGTGCCGGGAAGACAGGCCGTTATACCATGGAGTCTCCTTTCTAGTCAGTATGGGACCGCAAATCTTGGAATCAAAAGCCGACGGCTGTGCCGCCGGTTTTTTGTGTTTTCAAAAGCTATTGGAACGGCGCGGGAGAACCGATATATATCCAAAAGAGTAAATTGGTAATTGCTGAAGCAGGCCTGCCCAGGGCTAGGCCGAGTTGTGTCCATGTGTTAATCTAGTAGGCGAGGGCATGAGAGAAGAACGGTCCTTAGGATTGGGTTGGACGGACGACAGGATCAAACAGGTGCTGATGAAGCATTGAAGGGATATAAAAAAGGATAAAAGCAGCCGGTTCACCGGCTGCTGCTTCAGATTGAAGCAAGAGGAGCTGCTGATGGAAGATTTGCTTGTTTATGAGAAAGAGTATTGGGGAAAATCTTACCGGCAAATTGCCGGTATTGATGAGGTCGGCCGCGGATGTTTGTTCGGAGATGTCGTGGCCGCAGCCGTTATTTTGCCGGAAGGCGTGATACTGGAAGGCGTTAATGATTCCAAGAAGCTCAGCGCCAAGAAAAGGGAACAGCTGTATGAAGAAATTATGCAAACGGCTCTTGCGGTAGGGATCGGTTTCGTTGACGCAGCTATGATTGATAAAATCAACATTAAACAGGCCGCGCGGCTGGCGATGAAGCAGGCGGTTGAAAGTATGGCAATTAGCCCAGATTTCCTGTTGGTGGACGCGGAAAGAGTAGATCTGCCGATACCGCAAATGGCTATTATTAAAGGAGATGCAAACAGCCAGTCCATTGCCGCAGCGTCTATTATTGCCAAGGTGACAAGAGACAGGCTGTGTCAAGGAGAATGGGATGCCAGGTATCCCGAATATGGCATTGCTGTACATAAAGGTTATGCGACCAAGCTGCACAGGGAACAGCTGCTGCTGCTTGGACCAACGCCGATGCACCGAAGAAGTTTCTTGACGAATTTGTTCACGGAACAGCAGCAGCTGTTCTAAGAGAACGGGGGATTGGATCGGAAAGATCCGTGAGCATCCGGTAATAAGTTAGGAAAGGGGGAGAACAGATGAATATCGGTCCAATTGTCAGAGGAGTTTTAGGCAAAAGCCAGCCTGCTGAAGCCAAAACGCTGGAACTTCGTACGGGGCAGGTTGTAAGAGGAACCGTACTGAGTGTAGCCGAAGATGGCACGGAGGCGGTTGTCGAGGTTCAGGGGGTGAAGTTAAAAGCAGCCTTGGAGACGCCGCTTCAGCAGGGCCAATCGATGATGATGCAGGTCCAGCCGCCCGGTCAGGATGGTTTAACGGTCTTCAAGCCATTGCCGTCCGGATCTGCCGCAGCCGGCCAGGACGGCAACGTGGAGCAGCTGCTGAAGCTTGCAGGGCTGAGCGATAATGCTGACAACCGGGAACTGGTCAGACTCATGCAGCAGGCCGGTTTGCCCGTGAACCGGGAGCAGGCGGATGTTTTGATCAAAACGCTGGCGGCCAAACCGCAGGAGGTTCCATTGCCCGAATGGATAAATGCTGCTGCCGTAGCCGTACAGCGAGGCCTTCCCTTAAGCGGAGAAGTGGTGGGCGGGCTGCGTCAGGCTATTTTTGGCCCGCCCGTTCATCAGCTGCTTGCTGCACTGGAGGAACAGCTTGCCGGGCTGCTCGGAGGCTCAGGGACGGAAGTGGACGGACAGCCGCCTCAAGGAGCCGGTGCCAAGGCAGCAGATGCAGCTGCAGTCTCGGTGAGACCTTCTGCGGCTGCTCCGGAAGGAACTGCCGATGCCGATGCAGCCTCGGTAGGACAGGGCAGAGCGGCTGCGGATAATGCGCAGGCAGGCGGAGCCGCCGCGGGTGCAGCGAAAGCCGCGGCTCCAGGAGTGGACGCTCTGCTGCAGAAGCTGCAGAGCGTCCTGGGCGAGCTGCGAAGCGAGCTCGCCGCCGGACGGGGCGACGTCCGCCCGGATCTGGCGGGCGTCGCCCGGGGAGCCGCAGCCGGAACAGAGACGGCTGCGGGTGGAAGCGCCGCGTCGGGCGAAGCGGCGCAGGCAAGTGCGCAGCCCGCATCTGGCGGGGCTGCGCAAGCCGGGCAGACCCACGAAACGGAGTCGTGGGTGGCCCGGGTGCTCAAGCTGCTCGGTGCAGAGCACGAGCAGCAGGCGGGCCGGGCGCTGCTGCAGCAGGCAGCGCCCAAAGCGGCGGCGGCGGAATCTGCGCCGCCGGGAGGAGCGCCGTCCTTGCGCAGCGCGGACGGCGGGCAGGCAGCAGGCGGCGAAGCCGCGCCTGCTGCTGGGTCAGCGCCGCCTGCCGCTGGCGGCGGCGCACAGAGCCCCGGGGCGGCTGTGCCGGCCCCGGGAGCCCCGGCCCCTGCCCCGGCGATGGCCGGGCAGGGCAGCCCTACACCTGCCGCCGCTGGGGCAGGTGATCCGGCGGCGGGCGGGCCTGAGGCCGCTCCCGCCAATCCGCCCGCTGCGCAGAGCAGCGCAGCAGGCGACAGCCACCGCAGAGGCGAAGCTGTCCGCGGCACTGAACAGGCTGCGGGGACGATGCTTCCCTCCGCGGAGCCTGCCGGCTCCCGGCCTGGTCAAGTTCCGGCCCATCTGCATGCGGCCGGCGACATTCCTGCGGGAGCCCCCGGACTTGGTGCCGGCTCGCCAAACGCAAGCGGCTCGCCGGCCCAGACTGTGCCAGCACCTGCAGATTCATCCGTGCTGGCCCTTAAAGATAATTTGAAAAGCCTTTTGCTGCAAATCATAGATACACCTGATGCACCGCCGCAGCTTCAGGAGGCGGCGAAACAGATGGTCCAGCAGCTTACCGGCCAGCAGCTGCTGCTGAATACGGACCGGACGGCTCCTTTTGCCCAGGTTACGATGTTTTTGCCTTTTGTTGGACCTGAAGGCGGAGAAACGGCCACGATCCAAATCCAGTCGCGCAGAGGCAAACGGGGAGAGCTTGACCCGGATAACTGCCGTTTGTGGTTTGATCTGAATATGTCCGCACTCGGAAAGCTGATGGTAGACGTTCAGGTTGCCGACAAGAAAGTTATTCTGCAAATTCACAGTGAAGGCGAAGCTGCGGGCGCTTTTTTGGAAGGTCGTCAGGAGGAAATAGGAACAGCCATTCAGGAAGCCGGTTACCGGCTTGTAGCAATGAGAACTGATTCTTATTTTACAGAGGAGGATAAACAGGAGAACCCCGTATCCCAAACCGGAGCAACCTCCTATGTTCCACCGGTTTATAAAGGAGTGGATTACCGGATATGAGCCATTTTGAATCCCAACAGGAGGAGCCGATCTACCGGAAGAAAGCGGTGGCTCTTAAATATGATCCCAGCGTAAGTGATGCTCCCACGGTGGCGGCTAAAGGTCAAGGTTATATGGCACAGCAGATTCTTGATCGGGCCGAAGAATTCGGCATTCCGGTTCAAGAGGACGCGAATTTGGTGGAGGTGCTGTCCAAACTGGACCTCGACCAGCAGATTCCCCCTGAGCTTTATACACTGGTAGCGGAAATTTTGAGTTTTATTTACCGTACGGACCGGGCGGCCAGAGGAGATTCCGGTTATGGCTTATAAGGACGGCAGGCCTGCTCCCGTTCCAGCTCCAAAAAAGAACCGCAAAATCACCGGCGCAGCGGGTGAGCAGGCGGCCGCAGAGCTGCTGCTTTCGGCGGATTACCGGATTGTGGAACGTAATTGGCGCTGCCGCAGCGGAGAACTGGATATTATTGCGAGCAAAGATGGAGTGCTTGTGATCGTAGAGGTCCGCAGCCGCAGTGCGGGAGCATTGAGGTTCGGCAGTCCTGCGGAATCCGTGAATACGCGAAAAATTCGGCAGGTGAGAGAAACGGCAGCCGTTTATCTTCACCAGACCGGTCAAACGATGTCTCCCGTCCGGTTTGATGTCATCGCGGTAATTTTGGACCAAGCCGGCCGGCCGGTCAGCACGGAGCATTTGATCGGTGTTTTCTAGGGAATAACGACTTGACTTTATTGCTGCCTGATTATACAATCAATTCAAACTTTATTGAGCGGAAGAATAAGGAAGCACCTTTTCTTGCAGCCATGTGTAGTGAATACATGAATGCAGAAGGGGTGTTTTTTTGTTATGTACGGCAAACTCTACAGCGCCTGCCTGTATGGCATCGACGGCGTTTTAATTGAAGTGGAGACTGACTTAAGCAGCGGACTGCCTATGGTATCTATTATCGGACTGCCGGATACGGCAGTGAGGGAAGCGGTAGAGCGGGTCCGTTCAGCAGTTAAAAACTGCGGGTACACCTTCCCGCTGCAGCGGATTACGATTAATTTGGCCCCTGCTGACCTTCGGAAGGAAGGTTCGGCTTTTGATTTGGCGATCGCCCTTGGTTTGCTGCAGGCAAGCGGGCAAATTCAGCTTCCTAATCCGCAGAAGCTGATGATCATCGGCGAATTATCGCTTGATGGAGGGCTTCGTCCGGTTACCGGTGTTCTGCCAATGGTGGATTTGGCGCGCAGGAAGGGCTTTGAGTCCGTGCTTTTGCCGGCTGCCAATGTAGCAGAAGCCTTGCTGCTGGAGGGAATGAAGATATACGGAATTCAACATTTGCGGGAATTGGCCTTTTTAAATGAAGGTTTAGTTCAACGTTCCCCGATCAGTACTCCAGCTGATTGCTCAAATCCGTCAAACCTGCCTGATTCATCCGCCTCTCGTAACCTTCCGATTCCATCCAGCCGCTCCAGGCAAAATCAGTTGGAAACCGGGCAGGAACGAATTTCGGCCATCATGGACCCGTGGTCTAAGCTGGAATATACGCGTGAAAATCAGGTTCACGTTGTTCGGGACGGGGAGAAGACGCTGAGTGCCGCAGCAGAAAATTATAGCGATGTCGTCGGTCAGAGACAGGTTAAACGGGCTTTGGTTATTGCTGCCGCGGGCATGCACAATCTGATTTTAATCGGGCCCCCGGGCACGGGGAAAACCATGCTGATCCGCAGACTGCCCGGAATTTTGCCCGACTTGTCCGAAGATGAGGCTTTGGAAGTGACGAAAATATACAGCGCAGCGGGGAAATTCAAGGAATTTTCGCAGGGGCTGCTGCGTAGAAGAGCCTTTCGGGCTCCCCACCATACGATTTCAGGTGCAGGATTAATAGGAGGCGGCGGAATTCCGAAACCAGGAGAGGTCAGCCTAGCCCATAAAGGGGTTTTGTTTCTGGATGAACTGCCTGAATTTTCTCGTAATGTGCTCGAAGTGCTTCGCCAGCCCCTGGAAGAACGGACGGTAACAATCAGCCGGTCCAGAGCGGCGTTTACGTATCCGGCTCATTTTTTGCTCGCTTCTTCGATGAATCCGTGCCACTGCGGCTTTCTCGGGAGTGAGCCTCCGCTGCCGGCCTGCACCTGCACGCCTTGGCGGATCCAGCAGTACCGTTCGCGGATATCGGGGCCGCTGCTGGACAGGATCGATCTCCAGTTGGAGGTGCCCCGGCCCAAGGAACTGCTGGCCGACGAACGTCCGGTTACCTCTGAAATGATGAAAGACCAGGTGCTGTTTGCCCAGGAACGGCAGAACCACAGGCTGCGCGGGATGGGGCTAAGCTGGAACAGCGAGCTTTCCGGGGCCAGACTCCGGAAGTCTGTGAATCTCAACAGAGCTGCGGAGCTGCTTATGAAATCTGCTTTTGAACAGCTTGGGCTCAGTATGCGGGCTTACGACCGGATCATCAAATTGGGACGTACTATCGCGGATTTGGAGGATCGCGAGCAGGTATCTGCCGAACATATTGCCGAAGCGATTCAATACCGGCAGCTGGACAAACGGATAGTCCTTCCGGGTGAGGAGTAAGACGGAAAATATTGCAGAAAAATGCCGAATCTCGCATTCATTCAAAACGGCTTTGTTAAAGCAATGTAATCGTTCTCAAAACGGAATAGGTTTCATATCAAAAAGATTTGTTTAAATCTTGAATTTTTTGAGGAAAGCGTTTTAAAAACATGCTAAAATAAATTGGGTTTATATTGATTAACCTCATAACCGTCCGTTGATAGGAGGATTCAAACCAGATGAATATCCATGAATATCAAGGAAAACAAGTATTGAAACAGTACGGTGTAGCCGTTCCGGAAGGCCATGTGGCTTTTTCGGTCGAAGAGGCCGTCCAGGCGGCCGAGAAATTGGGCACCCCGGTAGTGGTGGTTAAAGCCCAAATCCATGCGGGCGGCCGCGGCAAAGCGGGCGGAGTTAAAGTAGCCAAAGGGATAGACGAGGTAAGAAGTTATGCTCAGGAGCTGTTGGGCAAAGTGCTTGTTACGCATCAGACAGGCCCGGAAGGCAAAGAAGTGAAGAGACTGCTGATTGAGCAGGGCTGCGACATCAAGAAAGAATATTATATCGGCGTAGTGGTTGACCGTTCTACAGGGCGTGTTGTCATGATGGGTTCTGAAGAGGGCGGCACGGAGATCGAAGAAGTAGCCGCGCAAAGTCCGGAGAAGATTTTCAAAGAAGTCATTGATCCGGCTATCGGTCTGCAGGGTTTCCAGGCTCGCCGCTTGGCTTATGCCATTAACATTCCGAAAGAACTGGTGAACAAAGCCGTTAAGTTCATGCAGGCCCTTTATCAGGCTTTTGTGGACAAAGATTGCTCGATCGCCGAAATCAACCCTCTTGTAGTTACGGGTGACGGCGAAGTAATGGCGCTGGATGCCAAATTGAATTTTGACTCCAATGCGCTGTTCCGTCATAAAGAAATTTTGGAACTGCGTGATCTTGAAGAAGAAGACGAGAAGGAAATCGAAGCCTCCAAGTTTGATCTGAGTTATATCGCGCTGGACGGTAACATTGGCTGCATGGTTAACGGTGCAGGTCTGGCGATGGCTACGATGGATATTATCAAATATTACGGCGGCGAACCGGCCAACTTCCTGGATGTAGGGGGCGGTGCAACCGCAGAGAAGGTTACGGAAGCCTTTAAAATCATTTTGTCCGACCAGCAGGTAAAAGGAATTTTCGTTAATATCTTTGGCGGTATTATGCGCTGTGACGTTATTGCGTCCGGTATTGTGGAAGCTGCGAAGCAAGTAGGACTCAGCCGACCGCTGGTAGTTCGCCTTGAAGGCACAAACGTAGCGCTGGGCAAAGATATTTTGGCAGGCTCGGGCCTCGACATTGTGTCCGCTGATTCCATGGCTGACGGCGCACGCAAAATCGTTCAACTGGTCTCGTAGGTTTTGTAAGTCATACCTGCCGGATTTGTGAAAGTTTCCTGGTTTAACTATGTTGAATTTGAAGGAGGCCTTTGATATGAGCATTTTGGTTGACAAACATACGAAAGTCATCACCCAGGGGATAACGGGAGCTACAGGCTTGTTTCATACAAGAGGCGCTTTGGAATACGGGACGCAGATGGTCGGAGGCGTAACTCCGGGCAAAGGCGGCACGAATCTTGACATCGAACTTGAGAACGGCAAAGTCGTTACGTTGCCTATTTTCAACTCGGTAATCGAGGCCAAAGAGGAAACAGGTGCTACGGCCAGCGTTATTTACGTACCGCCTGCTTTTGCGGCTGATTCGATTATGGAAGCCGTTGATGCCGGAATGGAGCTTGTGATCTGTATTACGGAAGGAATTCCGGTGCTTGATATGGTTAAGGTCAAACGATTTATGGAAGGTAAAAATACCGTCCTGATCGGGCCTAACTGCCCTGGCGTTATCACACCTGGAGAATGCAAAATCGGCATTATGCCGGGCTATATCCATAAACCTGGACACGTTGGTGTCGTTTCCCGAAGCGGTACCTTGACTTATGAAGCGGTTCACCAGCTGTCTACGCGCGGATTGGGACAATCTACGGCAGTCGGTATCGGCGGTGACCCTGTTAAAGGTTCTGAATTTATCGATATTCTGGCCCGTTTCAACGAGGACCCTGATACCCATGCGGTTATCATGATCGGAGAAATCGGCGGAACAGCGGAAGAGGAAGCGGCAGAGTGGGTTCGCGACAATATGACGAAACCTGTCGTTGGTTTTATCGGCGGTGTTACCGCTCCTCCGGGAAAAAGAATGGGCCATGCCGGTGCCATCATTTCCGGCGGCAAAGGTACAGCGAAAGAGAAGATCGAAAAGCTGGAGTCCTGCGGGATCAAGGTGGCTCCTACGCCGGCCGAAATGGGTTCTACGCTGATCGAGGTGCTGGAAGCCAAAGGGCTGCTTGAGGGCTGCACTACTCATTAATATTTTGTCAATAGCTAGCTAAACAGGTAAAGGTAAGCAACCTTCCAACCGATCAGGGTGGAGGGTTGCTTATTTGTGTCTGTACGGGGAAATGCCCGCTTATTTGCATTAAATATACGAAAAATATGGGAAGTAAACCAGTGAAAGGTGCTGAAACGGATGGATAAAAGGGAACTGCTGATTGCCTTGAATGGAACCAAAGGAATAGGCTGGAAAACGATCTCGAGATTGATGGAACAAGGGGATTTAAGGGAAGTGGAGCATTTCGATGAGGCCGAATGGGGACGCCGGGGAGTAACGCCTTCAGCTGCCCGTAATTTGAAGCCGGAGCTGGATGAGCAAAATCGGCAGGTACGAAAGAAATTAATGGAAGCTAAAGGGATTATTCCGGTTACAATCTGGGACGAAGAATACCCTATATTATTGAAGGAAATTTCTCAGCCGCCGTGGGTGCTGTATACGATAGGACGAATAGAACTGCTGTCTTCTTTCTCCATTGCCATGGTCGGCACTCGTGTCCCTACTGCTTATGGCCGTAAAATGGGAGAGTCGCTGGCAGGTTCTCTGGCTGAGCAAGGGGTTAATGTGATCAGCGGTCTGGCCCGTGGGATTGATGGCGTGTGTCATCAGGCTGCGTTGAGGGCAGCCGGAGCCACAACCGCCGTTTTGGGAACGGCCGTCGACCAGCCTTATCCGCCTGAGAATCGTTTTTTGTATAAAGAAATTGCCGAAAAAGGTCTGATCGTGTCCGAATACCCGATTGGTACACCGCCTCATCCTGGCCTCTTTCCCCAGCGGAATCGGATTATTGCCGGCTTAACTCGCGGCACGGTTGTTGTGGAAGCGGATGAGCGGAGCGGTTCGTTGATTACGGCTGATGCGGCGCTGGAAGCAAACCGGGATGTTTTTGCCGTACCTGGTCCGGTCACTTCTCCTAAAAGCCGAGGGACCTTGAACCTGATCAAACAGGGTGCTAAATTGATAACGCATGCAGAGGATGTTTTGGAAGAGTACGGTTTTGCCCCTGCCCAGAAAATGCCTGAGGATGGAAACAAGTTGACAGAAGATGAACAGCGCATATACCATATGTTGGAGCAGGGAAACAGAAGTTTTGATGAGCTGTTAACCCTGAGCGGCTGGGAGTTTGGACTTTTGCATTCAGTTCTGTTATCTTTAATCATAAAAAAGCAGGCAGTACAATTGCCGGGCTCTATTTATAAGTTAATTTAAACGGATAATGCCAAACAAACGAAAGTAATCAAATTTTGTAAGCAAGTATTTTGTAAGGAAGAGAGGAGGGGACTCCCATGGCGGATTCATTAGTTATCGTGGAATCACCAGCGAAAGCGAAAACGATCGGCAAATATTTGGGCAGTAAGTTTATCGTGAAAGCTTCGATGGGCCATGTTCGAGATTTGCCTAAAAGTCAAATCGGGGTTGAGGTTGAGAATGATTTTAATCCCAAATATATAACCATCCGCGGAAAAGGTTCCGTACTGAAAGAATTAAAGGACGCCAGAAAAAAAGTCAAAAAAGTATATCTGGCGGCTGACCCCGATCGCGAAGGGGAGGCTATCGCTTGGCATTTGGCCCATGTACTTGACTTGGAGGAAGGCGAAAGCTGCCGGGTCGTTTTCAATGAAATTACGAAGCAGGCTGTTAAAGATGCCTTCAAGACGCCGCGCAAGATAAATATGGATCTGGTAAACGCGCAGCAGGCCCGCCGTATTCTTGACCGGCTGGTAGGTTACAAGATCAGCCCTCTTTTATGGAAGAAAGTCAAAAAAGGGTTATCCGCCGGACGTGTTCAGTCGGTAGCCGTTAAAATCATTTTGGATCGTGAGAATGAGATTTCGGAATTTGTTCCAGAAGAATACTGGAGCATTACAGCCGGACTGAAGACGGGCAGCACGGCTTTCGAAGCCAAGTTCCACAAGCTGGCCGGAGAGAAAAAGGAGCTTCACAGCGAAGCGGATGTTCAGGAAGTGCTTAAGGCAATCGAGAATGCAGAGTATACGGTGGGCACCGTTAAAGAGAAGGAACGCCAAAGACATCCGGCGCCGCCTTTTACGACAAGCTCACTACAGCAGGAAGCGGCTCGAAAGCTGAATTTCCGTGCAGCTAAAACGATGTCTGTTGCCCAGCAGCTTTATGAGGGCGTAGACCTTGGCAAGGAAGGTACGGTTGGTCTTATTACCTACATGCGTACGGATTCCACCCGGATCGCCGAATCGGCGCAAGGGGAAGCCAAAGCTTTTATCGTGGAAAAGTATGGAGAGG
Encoded proteins:
- a CDS encoding YifB family Mg chelatase-like AAA ATPase: MYGKLYSACLYGIDGVLIEVETDLSSGLPMVSIIGLPDTAVREAVERVRSAVKNCGYTFPLQRITINLAPADLRKEGSAFDLAIALGLLQASGQIQLPNPQKLMIIGELSLDGGLRPVTGVLPMVDLARRKGFESVLLPAANVAEALLLEGMKIYGIQHLRELAFLNEGLVQRSPISTPADCSNPSNLPDSSASRNLPIPSSRSRQNQLETGQERISAIMDPWSKLEYTRENQVHVVRDGEKTLSAAAENYSDVVGQRQVKRALVIAAAGMHNLILIGPPGTGKTMLIRRLPGILPDLSEDEALEVTKIYSAAGKFKEFSQGLLRRRAFRAPHHTISGAGLIGGGGIPKPGEVSLAHKGVLFLDELPEFSRNVLEVLRQPLEERTVTISRSRAAFTYPAHFLLASSMNPCHCGFLGSEPPLPACTCTPWRIQQYRSRISGPLLDRIDLQLEVPRPKELLADERPVTSEMMKDQVLFAQERQNHRLRGMGLSWNSELSGARLRKSVNLNRAAELLMKSAFEQLGLSMRAYDRIIKLGRTIADLEDREQVSAEHIAEAIQYRQLDKRIVLPGEE
- the sucC gene encoding ADP-forming succinate--CoA ligase subunit beta, whose translation is MNIHEYQGKQVLKQYGVAVPEGHVAFSVEEAVQAAEKLGTPVVVVKAQIHAGGRGKAGGVKVAKGIDEVRSYAQELLGKVLVTHQTGPEGKEVKRLLIEQGCDIKKEYYIGVVVDRSTGRVVMMGSEEGGTEIEEVAAQSPEKIFKEVIDPAIGLQGFQARRLAYAINIPKELVNKAVKFMQALYQAFVDKDCSIAEINPLVVTGDGEVMALDAKLNFDSNALFRHKEILELRDLEEEDEKEIEASKFDLSYIALDGNIGCMVNGAGLAMATMDIIKYYGGEPANFLDVGGGATAEKVTEAFKIILSDQQVKGIFVNIFGGIMRCDVIASGIVEAAKQVGLSRPLVVRLEGTNVALGKDILAGSGLDIVSADSMADGARKIVQLVS
- the sucD gene encoding succinate--CoA ligase subunit alpha; amino-acid sequence: MSILVDKHTKVITQGITGATGLFHTRGALEYGTQMVGGVTPGKGGTNLDIELENGKVVTLPIFNSVIEAKEETGATASVIYVPPAFAADSIMEAVDAGMELVICITEGIPVLDMVKVKRFMEGKNTVLIGPNCPGVITPGECKIGIMPGYIHKPGHVGVVSRSGTLTYEAVHQLSTRGLGQSTAVGIGGDPVKGSEFIDILARFNEDPDTHAVIMIGEIGGTAEEEAAEWVRDNMTKPVVGFIGGVTAPPGKRMGHAGAIISGGKGTAKEKIEKLESCGIKVAPTPAEMGSTLIEVLEAKGLLEGCTTH
- the dprA gene encoding DNA-processing protein DprA, yielding MDKRELLIALNGTKGIGWKTISRLMEQGDLREVEHFDEAEWGRRGVTPSAARNLKPELDEQNRQVRKKLMEAKGIIPVTIWDEEYPILLKEISQPPWVLYTIGRIELLSSFSIAMVGTRVPTAYGRKMGESLAGSLAEQGVNVISGLARGIDGVCHQAALRAAGATTAVLGTAVDQPYPPENRFLYKEIAEKGLIVSEYPIGTPPHPGLFPQRNRIIAGLTRGTVVVEADERSGSLITADAALEANRDVFAVPGPVTSPKSRGTLNLIKQGAKLITHAEDVLEEYGFAPAQKMPEDGNKLTEDEQRIYHMLEQGNRSFDELLTLSGWEFGLLHSVLLSLIIKKQAVQLPGSIYKLI